One Prosthecobacter debontii DNA window includes the following coding sequences:
- the atpB gene encoding F0F1 ATP synthase subunit A — protein sequence MLAEVSRAAVSLVGEESFWSFVTNSCFVAGVVTVLIVWLANKATTRMSLIPHPWQNFFESIIEAVYNQVEAIVGPKQAPRAFPLLATLFIFILVSNYFGLLPGVGTIGWGHGHGMLSLEHISKPVLRPATADLNMTLGMAICFMLVWLYLTIRELGVWGFIVHTFGPKGGAKGVMGVFIALVFLLVGAIEIVSIMFRPGSLSLRLFGNIYAGETLLHTMMTLGEMFGLGAIGKFIIATIAPIPFYFMELLVGLLQASVFTLLCAVYIQLSTTHDENHGEEHGHDHH from the coding sequence GTGCTCGCAGAAGTGAGCCGTGCGGCCGTTTCTTTGGTCGGTGAGGAGAGCTTCTGGTCTTTTGTGACAAACTCTTGCTTTGTTGCTGGGGTGGTGACGGTTTTGATCGTTTGGTTGGCCAACAAAGCTACGACTCGGATGTCGTTGATTCCTCATCCTTGGCAAAATTTCTTCGAGTCCATCATTGAGGCTGTGTACAATCAGGTTGAGGCCATTGTGGGTCCTAAGCAGGCTCCTCGTGCATTCCCTCTGCTGGCCACCTTGTTTATTTTCATTCTTGTCTCCAACTACTTTGGTCTTCTTCCCGGGGTGGGAACGATTGGCTGGGGGCATGGTCACGGCATGTTGAGTCTGGAGCATATCAGTAAACCTGTTCTTCGTCCGGCGACGGCTGACTTGAATATGACTTTGGGGATGGCCATCTGCTTTATGTTGGTGTGGCTTTATCTCACCATTCGTGAGTTGGGTGTTTGGGGATTCATTGTTCACACCTTTGGTCCTAAGGGTGGTGCTAAGGGGGTGATGGGTGTCTTCATTGCTCTCGTTTTCCTTCTCGTGGGGGCGATCGAAATTGTTTCGATCATGTTCCGTCCGGGTTCGCTGTCTCTGCGTCTTTTTGGTAACATCTATGCTGGTGAGACTCTGCTTCACACGATGATGACTCTCGGTGAGATGTTTGGCCTGGGGGCCATTGGCAAGTTCATTATCGCCACGATCGCTCCAATTCCTTTCTACTTCATGGAGTTGCTGGTGGGCTTGTTACAAGCCAGCGTCTTCACTCTTCTTTGCGCAGTTTATATCCAGCTCTCGACGACTCATGACGAAAATCATGGCGAGGAGCATGGCCACGATCACCATTGA
- the atpE gene encoding ATP synthase F0 subunit C produces the protein MMMELMTMAQPAAAAAEVAAAGVSGSLTLGLAGAGAALGIGLIGGKAVEAVGRNPGAAGSIQTLAIIGMALAEAVAIYALIIAFQGR, from the coding sequence ATGATGATGGAACTCATGACGATGGCTCAGCCTGCCGCTGCTGCCGCTGAAGTCGCTGCTGCTGGCGTGTCCGGTAGCCTTACCTTGGGTCTTGCTGGTGCTGGTGCCGCTCTTGGCATTGGTCTGATCGGTGGCAAGGCTGTTGAAGCTGTGGGTCGTAACCCAGGCGCTGCTGGTAGCATCCAGACGCTGGCAATCATCGGCATGGCGCTGGCAGAAGCCGTCGCTATTTACGCTCTGATCATCGCTTTCCAGGGCCGTTAA
- a CDS encoding LysR family transcriptional regulator has product MAFLNYHHLRYFRAIALSSSLTKAAKQLGLSQSALSVQLRHLEESLGQALFERQHKALVLTEAGRIALQYADTIFQSGEELMDVLKNQASRSRSILRVGAVANLSRNFQLRFLQPVIGKDDVELIIHSGTLRELLSQLQAHTLDVVLTNTAIRRDTEVGWHCHLLDEQPVSLVGQKRRGKRSFQFPHDLRTVPIVLPSLESSIRSAFDLRMDQLGIRPMIAAEVDDMAMLRLMARESLGVTLVPSVVVKDELERGELVEKYRFSDIKETFYAITPSRRFPNPILRILMASRGRSGK; this is encoded by the coding sequence ATGGCTTTTTTAAACTACCACCATCTCAGATACTTCCGAGCCATCGCCTTGAGCAGCAGTCTAACTAAAGCTGCCAAACAGCTGGGATTGTCTCAATCGGCATTGAGTGTTCAGCTACGACATCTTGAAGAAAGTCTAGGCCAAGCATTGTTTGAGCGTCAGCATAAGGCCTTGGTCTTGACCGAGGCGGGTCGCATCGCCTTGCAGTATGCGGACACGATTTTTCAAAGTGGTGAAGAGTTGATGGACGTGCTTAAAAATCAGGCTTCACGCAGCCGATCCATCTTGCGCGTGGGTGCGGTGGCCAACTTGTCTCGTAATTTTCAGCTCCGTTTTTTACAGCCCGTCATCGGTAAAGATGATGTGGAGTTGATTATCCATTCTGGCACGTTGCGCGAGCTGCTCAGTCAGTTGCAGGCTCATACACTGGATGTTGTTTTGACCAACACCGCCATCCGTCGCGATACGGAAGTGGGATGGCACTGCCATCTATTGGATGAACAGCCGGTCAGCCTTGTCGGTCAGAAAAGACGTGGAAAACGTAGCTTCCAATTCCCTCACGATCTGAGGACGGTGCCTATCGTTCTTCCAAGTCTCGAGAGCAGTATTCGCTCCGCTTTTGATCTGCGCATGGATCAATTGGGCATTCGGCCAATGATTGCCGCCGAAGTAGATGACATGGCAATGCTTCGCTTGATGGCGCGCGAATCACTCGGCGTGACATTGGTGCCCTCAGTCGTGGTCAAAGATGAACTGGAGAGGGGAGAGCTTGTCGAAAAATATCGTTTCTCAGACATCAAGGAGACCTTCTATGCTATCACCCCCAGTCGGCGTTTCCCGAACCCAATTCTTCGAATTTTGATGGCGTCACGTGGCCGGAGTGGGAAGTAG
- the atpG gene encoding ATP synthase F1 subunit gamma, with protein sequence MPSTRDIRRRIKSVKNTAQITKAMQLVAAAKMKKAQDQAANGRAYAELMNKILVSLKESAAEGIHPYFADGAGDKTLVLVIATDKGLCGALNTNLLKKLVNTQFDGPVEFVTIGRKATQGLSRLRKTLVADFPIKDPAKFVEIRTVGNFIQERFRTGEYKQVLVAFNNFINTVTQVPSIEQVLPVNPVTLGGKRNFDDTSKEINPADVPDYTFEPDAKTVFETVLPQYVNGTIYQMLLEARASEHSSRMVAMKNATDNAKQMLKDLSLEYNKLRQAAITNELLEITTAKMALE encoded by the coding sequence ATGCCCTCGACCCGCGACATCCGCCGCCGAATCAAATCGGTCAAAAACACGGCCCAGATCACCAAGGCCATGCAGCTCGTCGCGGCTGCGAAGATGAAGAAAGCGCAGGATCAAGCCGCTAACGGCCGTGCCTACGCCGAGTTGATGAATAAGATCCTCGTCAGCCTCAAGGAGAGCGCTGCGGAAGGCATTCATCCCTACTTCGCTGACGGCGCTGGAGACAAGACTCTAGTCCTGGTGATCGCCACCGATAAAGGTCTTTGCGGTGCTTTGAATACCAATTTGCTGAAGAAATTGGTCAATACTCAGTTCGATGGCCCCGTTGAGTTTGTGACCATCGGTCGTAAGGCGACTCAAGGCCTTTCCCGCTTGCGCAAGACTCTGGTGGCTGATTTCCCAATTAAGGATCCTGCGAAGTTTGTCGAGATCCGCACGGTGGGTAATTTCATCCAGGAAAGGTTCCGCACGGGTGAATACAAGCAGGTGCTGGTTGCGTTCAACAACTTCATCAATACCGTTACTCAGGTGCCTTCCATTGAGCAGGTGCTGCCGGTGAATCCGGTGACCCTGGGTGGCAAGCGTAACTTTGATGATACCTCTAAGGAGATCAATCCTGCAGACGTCCCGGATTACACCTTCGAGCCAGATGCCAAGACCGTCTTTGAAACGGTGCTGCCGCAGTATGTAAACGGCACCATTTATCAGATGCTTCTCGAAGCCCGCGCTTCTGAGCACAGCAGCCGAATGGTGGCCATGAAAAACGCTACCGACAACGCAAAGCAGATGCTCAAAGACCTCAGCCTCGAATACAACAAGCTCCGTCAGGCAGCGATCACCAACGAACTCCTCGAGATCACCACCGCCAAGATGGCTCTGGAATAG
- a CDS encoding ATP synthase F0 subunit B, protein MTTTFLAASDIAEQFGLELPKLIAQVIIFLVVFYVLKTKAFGPILAMLEQRRQRIADGESKLEKIAKDLAEAEKNAQAIVDKANADANRLIKEAGDSAKSLAEKRQQEAIQEATQILAKAREVAQLEHEQLMAQLKSQFGRMVSEATSRVTGKVLNTDDQARINQETTAQVSL, encoded by the coding sequence ATGACCACGACCTTCCTCGCCGCCTCCGACATTGCTGAACAGTTTGGCCTTGAGCTTCCCAAACTGATCGCACAAGTCATCATTTTCCTTGTCGTGTTCTACGTTCTCAAGACCAAAGCTTTTGGTCCGATCCTGGCTATGCTCGAGCAGCGTCGTCAGCGTATCGCGGACGGTGAATCCAAGCTGGAGAAGATTGCCAAAGATCTCGCTGAAGCTGAGAAGAATGCCCAAGCTATTGTCGATAAGGCCAATGCAGACGCCAATCGCCTGATCAAAGAGGCTGGTGATAGCGCCAAGTCGCTGGCTGAAAAGCGTCAGCAAGAAGCCATTCAAGAAGCTACTCAAATTCTCGCTAAAGCTCGTGAGGTAGCTCAGCTTGAGCATGAGCAGCTCATGGCCCAGCTCAAGAGCCAGTTTGGCCGCATGGTGTCCGAAGCGACTTCCCGTGTGACTGGTAAGGTGCTAAACACCGACGATCAGGCGCGCATCAACCAGGAGACTACCGCTCAGGTAAGCCTGTAA
- the atpA gene encoding F0F1 ATP synthase subunit alpha: MSNILQEIESQIAGLKTAVTKSNVGVVREIGDGAAKIEGLSDVMLNEMIEFPGGLYGLALNLEETEVGCVLLGSSEGIKAGDEVKTTGRLLSVPVGKGLLGRVVNTLGEALDGKGPIKGDAQYPVEKIAPGIITRKSVSVPVQTGIMSIDAMIPIGRGQRELIIGDRSTGKTTIAVDTIISQAQQNKAAEQGKLQGHKPLYCIYVAIGQKQSNVARVVKTLEDAGAMEYTVIVNASASDSAVNQYLAPYTGCAIGEWFMDQGMDALIVFDDLSKQAVAYRQVSLVLKRPSGREAYPGDVFYLHSRLLERSARVNENYGGGSLTALPIIETQAGDVSAYIPTNVISITDGQIFLETDLFYQGIRPAISVGLSVSRVGSAAQTKAIKKVSGTTKLDLAQFRELAAFAQFGSDLDAATKAKLDRGARIVELFKQQQYQPKSLPIMVISLYAMQKGYFDSVAVDRVKEFQAKLETYLTERKTALLDKLANEKALDGVEADIKTALEDFKSAWK; encoded by the coding sequence ATGAGCAACATCCTCCAGGAGATCGAATCCCAAATCGCCGGACTTAAAACGGCGGTCACCAAATCCAATGTCGGCGTGGTCCGCGAGATCGGTGACGGCGCTGCGAAGATCGAAGGCTTGAGCGATGTGATGCTCAACGAAATGATCGAGTTCCCTGGCGGCCTCTATGGTCTGGCCTTGAACTTGGAAGAAACCGAAGTCGGTTGCGTGCTTCTCGGTTCCTCCGAAGGCATCAAGGCTGGTGACGAAGTCAAGACCACGGGTCGTCTTCTCTCCGTGCCTGTGGGTAAAGGGCTCCTCGGTCGTGTAGTGAATACTCTCGGTGAAGCTCTGGACGGCAAGGGACCTATCAAAGGCGACGCTCAGTATCCAGTCGAGAAGATCGCTCCAGGGATCATTACCCGTAAGTCCGTGTCTGTCCCTGTGCAGACGGGCATCATGTCCATCGACGCCATGATTCCGATCGGCCGTGGTCAGCGTGAGTTGATCATCGGTGACCGCTCCACCGGTAAGACCACCATCGCTGTGGATACCATCATCTCCCAGGCTCAGCAGAATAAAGCGGCTGAGCAGGGTAAACTTCAGGGCCACAAGCCTCTGTATTGCATCTACGTCGCCATCGGCCAGAAGCAGTCCAACGTCGCTCGCGTCGTTAAGACTCTCGAAGACGCCGGTGCCATGGAATACACCGTTATCGTGAACGCATCTGCTTCCGATAGCGCTGTGAACCAATACCTCGCTCCTTACACCGGTTGCGCCATTGGTGAGTGGTTCATGGACCAGGGCATGGACGCCTTGATCGTGTTCGATGACCTTTCCAAGCAGGCTGTGGCCTATCGTCAGGTTTCCCTCGTGCTGAAGCGCCCATCCGGTCGTGAAGCTTATCCAGGTGACGTGTTCTACCTCCACTCCCGTTTGCTTGAGCGTTCCGCTCGCGTGAATGAGAACTACGGTGGTGGTTCCTTAACCGCTCTGCCGATCATTGAAACCCAGGCTGGTGACGTTTCTGCCTACATCCCGACGAACGTGATTTCCATCACGGACGGCCAGATCTTCCTTGAAACCGACTTGTTCTATCAGGGTATCCGTCCGGCCATCTCCGTGGGTCTCTCCGTTTCCCGTGTGGGTTCTGCCGCTCAGACGAAGGCCATCAAGAAAGTTTCCGGCACCACCAAACTTGACCTCGCTCAGTTCCGTGAATTAGCTGCCTTCGCCCAGTTCGGTTCCGACCTTGATGCCGCTACTAAAGCCAAGCTTGACCGTGGTGCTCGCATCGTGGAGCTCTTCAAGCAGCAGCAGTATCAGCCGAAGAGCCTCCCAATCATGGTCATCAGCCTTTACGCCATGCAGAAGGGTTACTTCGACTCCGTGGCCGTGGATCGCGTGAAGGAATTCCAGGCCAAACTGGAAACCTACCTCACTGAGCGCAAGACCGCTCTGTTGGACAAGTTGGCCAACGAGAAAGCCTTGGACGGCGTTGAAGCCGATATCAAGACCGCCCTTGAAGACTTCAAGTCCGCTTGGAAGTAA
- a CDS encoding NADH-quinone oxidoreductase subunit L, which produces MNSLLALLHPQVVYAPQLAIALGVILLALLHGFLADRRKFKASALTLSTFTLIAAALAGFSVAMAGPVEWVLVDWGWGQLSILLDALSCIMLGLVGFLGYIVTRFSLNYLEGDPGQQRFIQWLCATQGSVVLLVISGNLLLFIVSWMAISLCLHQLLTFYPDRPGAKQAAKKKFLISRLGDACLISAALLVWLQFKSLDFSVILAPAAAAKQPLLPWIAGLLVAAAIIKSAQFPFHSWLPDTLETPTPVSALMHAGIINAGGYLILRMSPLLVQVPGALNTLAFIGAFTALFASVIMMTQSSVKKSLAWSTVSQMGFMMLQCGLGAFALAMLHVVAHSLYKAYAFLSSGSSVRQATVSWVPTSRPAAHPKILIGALLAALMIGCGTCLLLVDHVMASPGELLLAAVFVMALAHLLWTLWSSSMRRRLLTWGLAIAGLTAVTCFTLHAAFSSVLQSALPLYHPERTALDFILMSLVMLLFLAVLVFQAQLPAWGTHPRFSRLYVHAANGFYFGTYLNRFTQKLGL; this is translated from the coding sequence ATGAACTCCCTTCTTGCCCTACTCCACCCTCAAGTTGTCTATGCTCCACAGTTGGCTATCGCCCTCGGGGTCATTCTATTGGCCCTACTTCACGGCTTTCTGGCAGACCGCCGGAAATTTAAAGCCAGTGCTCTCACATTATCCACTTTCACTTTGATTGCAGCCGCTCTCGCCGGATTCAGCGTGGCCATGGCTGGGCCGGTGGAGTGGGTTTTGGTGGACTGGGGCTGGGGGCAACTGAGCATTCTTCTCGATGCATTATCCTGCATCATGTTAGGCCTGGTCGGTTTCCTGGGTTATATCGTCACCCGATTTTCTTTAAACTACCTGGAGGGTGATCCCGGCCAGCAACGATTTATCCAATGGTTGTGCGCCACGCAAGGCTCGGTCGTTTTGTTGGTGATCTCCGGCAATCTTCTGCTCTTCATCGTCTCTTGGATGGCCATCAGCCTATGCCTCCACCAGCTTCTAACCTTCTATCCGGATCGCCCCGGTGCCAAGCAGGCGGCGAAGAAAAAATTTCTGATCAGCCGTCTGGGTGATGCATGCTTGATCAGCGCTGCGCTCCTGGTGTGGCTTCAGTTCAAGAGCCTGGACTTCAGTGTGATCTTGGCTCCAGCGGCGGCTGCAAAGCAGCCTCTATTGCCTTGGATTGCGGGCTTACTGGTCGCAGCAGCCATCATCAAATCGGCCCAGTTTCCTTTCCACAGCTGGCTGCCTGATACGCTAGAGACGCCAACCCCAGTATCAGCTCTCATGCACGCTGGGATCATCAACGCAGGCGGATACCTGATCCTGCGGATGAGCCCCTTGTTGGTCCAGGTGCCCGGTGCCTTGAACACCCTGGCCTTCATCGGAGCCTTCACGGCCTTGTTCGCATCTGTGATCATGATGACCCAGTCCAGCGTGAAGAAATCTCTGGCCTGGTCCACCGTCTCTCAGATGGGCTTCATGATGCTCCAGTGTGGCCTCGGAGCCTTCGCACTGGCCATGTTGCACGTGGTCGCTCACTCGCTCTACAAGGCCTATGCCTTCCTCAGCAGCGGAAGCAGTGTGAGACAGGCCACTGTCTCCTGGGTGCCTACGAGCCGCCCTGCCGCTCATCCGAAAATCCTCATCGGCGCTCTCCTGGCTGCTCTCATGATCGGCTGTGGTACGTGTCTTCTGCTTGTCGATCATGTGATGGCGTCACCCGGTGAACTCCTGCTGGCAGCCGTGTTTGTAATGGCCCTGGCACATCTGCTCTGGACCCTATGGAGCAGCTCCATGAGACGGCGGTTACTCACCTGGGGGCTGGCGATTGCAGGTCTGACTGCAGTAACCTGCTTCACTCTGCACGCCGCGTTCAGCTCCGTTCTTCAGTCAGCCCTGCCGTTGTATCATCCAGAGAGAACAGCCTTGGACTTCATCCTGATGAGCCTAGTGATGCTGCTCTTCCTGGCAGTCCTGGTGTTCCAAGCCCAGCTACCGGCCTGGGGTACTCATCCTCGGTTTTCGAGACTCTATGTGCACGCCGCCAATGGCTTCTATTTTGGCACCTACCTGAACCGCTTCACGCAGAAACTCGGCCTCTGA
- a CDS encoding F0F1 ATP synthase subunit delta — MKISKEVRRTARQLFRVCLVNGKLDESRVRLVVNQITTSKPRGYLAMLDSFAGLVRHEVESQRAVVESATFLTDDIQSNLKASLSEKYGRELTLEFHIKPELLGGIRVKVGSDVWDGSVKARLEALKASLS; from the coding sequence ATGAAAATCAGCAAGGAAGTCCGCCGCACCGCGCGCCAGCTTTTCCGCGTTTGCCTGGTCAATGGCAAGCTGGATGAGTCACGTGTGCGCCTCGTGGTGAATCAGATCACCACCTCCAAACCTCGTGGCTATCTGGCCATGTTGGACTCCTTTGCTGGGCTTGTTCGTCATGAAGTGGAAAGTCAACGTGCTGTGGTGGAAAGCGCCACATTCCTCACGGATGACATTCAATCCAATCTGAAGGCCAGTCTGTCTGAGAAGTATGGCCGTGAACTCACGCTGGAGTTTCACATCAAACCTGAACTGCTCGGCGGTATCCGCGTGAAAGTCGGCAGTGACGTTTGGGATGGTTCTGTCAAAGCCCGTCTCGAAGCCCTCAAAGCCAGCCTGTCCTGA
- a CDS encoding DUF1592 domain-containing protein, with amino-acid sequence MALTTVAYAEEPASAPKVVQQFLGKYCLECHDSDVQKGDREFESFALPLKSVADLISAKDIIDQVTLKEMPPKKADQPSDEERLTLLRVLREGTVAARGKIESSGSRTVMRRLSSREYENTLAALFGRRVDTLGLTADFPKEKTSRHIDTIGKSLVTSGFLVDQYFQAANRLVETRLGKPVMEPKNWHFNGHFIQYEELSGSHKAAFNYRYLNLYEQPNTDTRQGGYGHIEDFLKGVPESGFYDLEVEAQALHRNTHFDHAIFGIDFSEPFIIGVVPGDITKGHIHYPQPIEPLLASSVVPDEKPTVLKFRVWLEAGQTPRFIFPNGPYESRASVVTINKRYKDEFKIPPGTSGVSRTHLLRDGDLPHIRISDIKIQGPVKEAGGSVEEVAVFGQGGFNPERALDQLYAFAEKAYRRPLTDTDRAPIQSFYDKRLAEKATPRQAALDALKLILCSPSFLYLSEITDDDSAKALKPYDLATRLSYALWAAPPDAALLATAKSGKITEPAELKKQVQRMMADERISGFIHGFLDSWLNLRDLGSMPPPRETNLTYYAEDLPASMKQEVRLFFSDLLKRNGSVENFLDSDYSFVDKKLAKLYELPEQKTLRLADGFQKVSLKGNAHRGGLLGMSGVLTVSANGVETSPVTRGAWVSENILGIPPPPPPDVVPAIDADVSGATTIRERLAKHRADPTCAECHRKIDPLGFSLETFDPIGRWRSNYAKPKGGKAPAPKVDASGEFPSGETYQDFAGFKKIIRETREDLFTRHLIRQVLTYASGRHMEASDDFELDEIHQAVKADKRGLQTLIVRCLTSEIFRSR; translated from the coding sequence ATGGCTCTTACCACTGTGGCTTATGCTGAGGAGCCCGCATCCGCCCCGAAAGTGGTGCAGCAGTTTCTCGGCAAATACTGCCTGGAGTGCCATGATTCCGATGTCCAGAAAGGGGATCGAGAGTTCGAAAGCTTCGCTCTCCCTTTGAAATCGGTCGCTGATCTGATTTCTGCGAAGGATATCATCGATCAGGTCACGCTGAAGGAAATGCCGCCGAAGAAGGCGGATCAGCCCAGTGATGAAGAGCGTCTCACTCTCTTGCGCGTGCTCAGGGAAGGGACGGTGGCAGCTCGCGGCAAGATTGAGAGTTCGGGCTCGCGCACGGTCATGCGTCGGCTGTCGAGCCGTGAGTATGAAAACACCCTCGCAGCTCTTTTTGGCCGACGAGTGGATACGTTGGGCCTGACGGCAGATTTCCCTAAGGAAAAGACCAGCCGTCATATCGATACCATCGGCAAGTCTTTGGTCACCTCCGGCTTCCTTGTGGATCAGTATTTCCAGGCCGCCAACCGCCTCGTGGAGACTCGTCTTGGTAAGCCGGTGATGGAACCCAAAAACTGGCACTTCAATGGGCACTTCATTCAGTATGAAGAACTGAGTGGCTCACACAAGGCGGCCTTCAACTATCGTTATCTCAATCTCTACGAGCAACCCAACACCGATACTCGACAAGGAGGCTACGGCCACATTGAGGACTTTTTGAAAGGGGTGCCTGAATCTGGTTTCTATGATCTCGAGGTGGAAGCGCAGGCTTTACACCGAAACACGCATTTCGATCATGCCATTTTTGGTATCGATTTCTCTGAACCGTTCATCATCGGGGTAGTGCCTGGTGACATTACCAAGGGGCATATTCATTACCCGCAACCCATCGAGCCTTTGCTCGCTAGCAGTGTGGTGCCTGATGAAAAACCCACGGTGCTGAAGTTCCGAGTGTGGCTGGAAGCTGGCCAGACGCCCCGCTTCATTTTCCCAAATGGGCCTTATGAATCACGAGCTTCGGTGGTCACGATCAACAAGCGCTACAAAGATGAGTTTAAAATCCCTCCAGGCACGTCGGGAGTGAGTCGCACGCATCTGCTTCGTGATGGGGATCTGCCGCATATTCGAATCAGTGATATCAAGATCCAGGGCCCCGTGAAAGAAGCTGGAGGCAGTGTGGAGGAGGTCGCGGTCTTCGGCCAAGGCGGCTTCAATCCTGAGCGTGCTCTCGATCAGCTTTACGCTTTTGCAGAAAAAGCTTACCGCCGCCCGCTAACCGACACGGATCGTGCGCCGATTCAGTCGTTCTACGACAAGCGTCTCGCAGAAAAAGCGACTCCTCGCCAAGCGGCCTTGGACGCATTGAAGCTCATCCTGTGTTCGCCGTCCTTTCTGTATCTCAGCGAGATTACCGATGATGATTCTGCCAAGGCGCTCAAGCCTTACGATCTTGCCACGCGTCTCTCCTATGCCTTATGGGCGGCTCCCCCAGATGCGGCTTTGCTCGCGACTGCTAAATCTGGCAAAATCACTGAACCTGCAGAATTAAAGAAACAGGTGCAGCGCATGATGGCGGATGAGCGGATAAGCGGCTTCATCCATGGATTCCTCGATAGTTGGTTAAACCTGCGGGATCTCGGCAGCATGCCACCTCCGCGGGAAACCAATCTCACGTATTATGCCGAGGATCTGCCAGCCTCCATGAAACAAGAGGTGAGGCTCTTTTTCAGTGATCTCCTCAAGCGCAATGGCTCGGTAGAAAACTTTCTGGATTCAGACTATTCCTTTGTGGATAAGAAGCTGGCCAAACTTTACGAACTGCCCGAGCAAAAGACGCTGCGCCTTGCGGACGGTTTTCAAAAAGTGAGTCTGAAGGGGAATGCTCATCGTGGAGGATTACTTGGGATGTCGGGCGTGCTCACTGTGAGTGCCAATGGTGTCGAAACTTCGCCCGTGACTCGCGGCGCTTGGGTCAGTGAAAACATTCTGGGCATCCCGCCACCTCCGCCGCCGGATGTTGTGCCCGCCATTGATGCGGATGTCTCGGGTGCGACGACGATCCGTGAGCGCTTGGCCAAACATCGGGCCGATCCGACCTGCGCGGAGTGTCACCGCAAAATTGATCCTCTGGGCTTTAGTCTCGAGACCTTCGATCCAATCGGTCGTTGGCGCAGTAACTACGCTAAACCTAAAGGCGGGAAAGCCCCTGCACCGAAGGTGGACGCCTCAGGGGAATTTCCTTCCGGTGAGACTTATCAAGACTTTGCAGGCTTCAAAAAGATCATTCGTGAAACACGCGAAGACCTCTTTACCCGCCATCTGATCCGGCAAGTGCTGACCTACGCCAGTGGACGCCATATGGAAGCCTCGGACGATTTTGAACTCGATGAAATCCACCAGGCGGTCAAAGCGGACAAGCGGGGGCTTCAGACTTTAATTGTGCGTTGCCTAACGAGTGAGATTTTCAGGTCACGATAA
- a CDS encoding DUF1552 domain-containing protein, which produces MNRRRFILRSIGASLALPGMPSLMAKSVGGNSAVQAAKGAGMGARRFVAIGNLLGYQTKQLFPTTTGRQYEKTALLEPVWDIREKMTVLRGLDHGVKGGHFAVHSFLSGVLNSEAQNRPDGNVTIDQFLADEVGFQTRFPSLTVGSEGGIHGGCQIAWTKSGVRVPPVTNPAELFEKLFVSDSKERQARRQEENKVQGSILDSVLEEANRLSRKVNKEDKDKLDEYLTSVRDVEKRLELRQRWTSLPKPHAPFEKPANRNAVEDLPLLYEMIALALQTDSTRIATLEIGGDFMPQHLGIKKDWHGLSHHGNDPESIASLITLERYQIEHFGKFVARLSKMNDGEKTLLDSTTVLFGSGMGDGNSHKNSDLPILLAGGGYKHGEFREVPREGINKVPLCNLFVDIAQRMGVEVDSFGSSTGRFS; this is translated from the coding sequence ATGAACCGCCGCCGCTTCATTCTTCGATCCATCGGTGCCTCTTTGGCGCTGCCGGGTATGCCGTCTCTCATGGCCAAGTCCGTGGGTGGAAACTCGGCGGTGCAAGCTGCCAAAGGAGCAGGAATGGGGGCCCGTCGTTTTGTGGCGATTGGGAATTTGCTGGGCTACCAGACCAAGCAGCTTTTCCCGACGACAACGGGGCGGCAGTATGAGAAGACGGCGCTGCTGGAGCCGGTCTGGGATATTCGTGAGAAGATGACCGTGCTGCGCGGTCTCGACCATGGGGTGAAAGGGGGGCATTTTGCGGTGCATTCCTTCCTGTCAGGCGTATTGAACTCGGAAGCGCAAAATCGCCCCGATGGCAATGTGACGATTGACCAATTTTTAGCCGACGAAGTAGGCTTCCAGACCCGTTTTCCTTCACTGACGGTGGGCTCTGAAGGGGGTATCCACGGCGGTTGCCAGATCGCCTGGACGAAGTCAGGCGTGCGTGTGCCCCCGGTGACGAACCCGGCCGAACTCTTTGAAAAGCTCTTCGTGAGTGATTCCAAGGAACGCCAAGCCCGGCGCCAGGAGGAAAACAAGGTTCAGGGCTCCATCCTGGATTCCGTTTTAGAGGAAGCTAACCGTCTCTCGCGGAAGGTGAATAAGGAGGACAAGGACAAGCTCGATGAATACCTGACCTCCGTCCGTGACGTGGAAAAGCGCCTGGAACTGCGTCAGCGCTGGACCAGCCTGCCCAAGCCTCACGCCCCGTTCGAGAAGCCTGCCAATCGCAACGCGGTAGAGGATCTGCCGCTGCTGTATGAGATGATTGCATTGGCTCTGCAGACGGACAGCACTCGAATTGCCACCCTGGAGATTGGGGGCGATTTCATGCCGCAGCATCTGGGCATCAAGAAGGATTGGCACGGCCTCTCTCACCACGGAAACGATCCTGAATCGATTGCGAGCCTGATCACGCTGGAGCGCTATCAGATCGAGCATTTCGGCAAGTTCGTCGCACGTCTTTCGAAAATGAACGATGGCGAGAAAACGCTGTTGGACTCCACGACCGTCCTTTTTGGCAGTGGTATGGGCGATGGAAATTCTCACAAGAACTCCGACCTCCCGATCCTCTTGGCCGGGGGCGGCTACAAGCATGGCGAATTCCGCGAGGTTCCCCGTGAAGGCATCAACAAGGTGCCGCTGTGCAACCTCTTCGTGGACATCGCACAGCGTATGGGAGTTGAGGTTGATTCCTTTGGTAGCAGCACAGGCCGCTTTTCCTGA